The window TGCGGTTTTCATTTTGTACAAACCCGGTTACAGCGCTTTTTCGACGGTAAGCTAACGCGCTAACTGCTATTCTTTGCGACTCCCTGTTGATTGAGGCGTAAAATTCAAGTGCGCAAGTCACCATTTTACATCCAAACATACACGCGATTTAAGAGACTTTAATTTTgaagaaaactaaattaatgtACTGACAAACACTATAAGCGAAAGCGGTGGAAAAGACGAGAAGACGCGGCAGCTTATGGCTTAAGCCTGGCTCTCGACGTCGAAACACGCCAAGATAACTTTTCTTGTTTGGGAACTCCTATAAAAACGTATATGGTTGATCATGATATAGTTACATTGACCAAAGCTGTGAGTGCTTAGCGGGAACAGACACCCTCGGCAATGCATTTACCACGACATAACAAAGACTTACAGTCAGGCAGCGAAATGCTATCACGCTAAGCAGTGACTAGTCTTTAACAAAAGGcaaaatgtttgctttgaaGGACACTAAAATACCAGAGAAACAGCCGAGCTGCGTACttataaaactattaaactGGCACCCGGTGAAAGGGTTTAATAGCGGCAACTCATTTGAAACTTAGCCGTTTTACTTAGCGAGGACAAAATGCGCAACGCTGCGTAACTGCCGTTGTGTAAACCTGCCCGTTAAATCTTTTGAACGAAAAGCGGTGGTTGGATATCAGGTATGTTTTAAAACACGTTCGAGTTACTGCTTAACAAATGGCTACAATCAACTTGAGAATTTCACTCCGTTGCACAAGATAGCAGCTCGGCTAATCCGTGCACGAACCAGCTCCCGTCGGCGCAGTAAAATGTCCCCTGCTTCGTTAACACTATCAAATCTTACAATGCGGTTGACAATGAATCGGGTTTACTTATGAAATCAGTCTGATAAAAAAGGGTATGCAAAGTTACTGCAGCGGTAAAGCTGCTAACAGGCTAACTGACTCTGCTAAAACTgaacgatgatgatgatgatgggtGTTGCCTATCACAACATAGTTAAAGTTTAGATATTTGAAATTGAAGTCTTGGGGTTGCCTTACCTTGGTGTTCGGACATTATTTCAAGCATTGTCGCCTAATAAACTCGATCCTCTTCAGTTGGATGACACCGTGCAGCGTCAATCTTCGCCCGGCTTGGGCGCAGCAAGCCCCGGCTCACTAGCTATAGTCTAGTTAGCTGGGCATCGGAATGATTCGAACGACGATTTTACTTCGTTTTGCAAACTAGTCCAATTAAATATCGCTGGATCTTAAATCCCTGGACAgattaattaacttaatttcgGCCAGCAAGCAGCGTTGCAAAAATAATCCAGCTGGCAATTCAATTACCTAACGGACCACCAAGTAAAAAAGAACCAGTGATAAAACCAGGGATCCAGCATGTTTTCGCAACGAATGTTAGTAAACATACACTCCGAGCTCGCGCTATTATCCCTTTTCGACGAAGTGGGGGGAAAAGGACCAAAGTTGCTCAAAAATTACGTGTGCGTGTCGCCTCCGGCGCGCCTCACTAGAGTCGACGATGTCAACTGACTCCAGAAACCCCTTGCGGTCAAATTGCTGTTGCGATGTAAAATTTTCTCTTCAAGGGTTCATGGGAGATGTAGTTCAACAAATGAGATTTGCTGGCAGGACAACGTGGAACGCAATGACGAATAAACAACAATACCCACAATCCATTGCACTAAGCGTAGTTCTGCTATGTTCATGGGAAATTGAGTTTATCTGTTCCAATTCTTATggcttgtgtttctgtgtttgtatAGTACAATGGTTTAAATAAAACCGGTAcatttattaactttaatatttctATGCAGATCGTTGGACATTTCGATAAATATATAAGATCGGTAGTTTAACAGGCAGCGTTCCTGGTCATTTCATTTGCCACTGACGTATTACCATTAAACCCGTGGAAAGGCCAAGCTACTGTATTCAcgaaataaacatttacttgCGAAAGGGGGCGCTTGGCGGCTCACAAAGATTTCAGGTTACATTTACGTAGGCCTGGAAGGATAACAAAAAAACctgcagtaaaatattttaaaacgttttcAAAATTGACCATCAAAACGctataaaatgtctaaaatatctttaaaagtaTCTTAGCAAAACAAGGCTTAAATGTTAAGGATGGAGAAATAGTGACAtaatcataaatacattttcttaatttgaAGTCTTGGTTTACCtaataagcattttaaatgtattttagttattccattaactattaaaaaatataatttattctacGAATAAGTTTATTCtagaaaagtaataaataaataaataatcattaattattaactaCTGGGACTCGCCTCTTTCTGAGCCACTGAGCGCCCCCTTTAGGAATTAAAAAGGATAACAGCCAATAGAGCATGAGCCGCTCTGCTGATTTCAGTTCACTGACCAAACCCCTTAACAACGAAATCAGCTACCGCTTCTACGGCAGTTTCCACCTTGAATACATCACACAGTACTGTACAGCCTTGACAGGGCTCTTGATCGCACAAGCATAAAGATCGGGCGAAGGCGCGTAGGGCTTTTTGAAGAAGACATGTCTGAGAAGGACCCCAAAACATCTCAGGACCTGACTGTTGTGGTGAGTATTTGATTTTTACCGAGATACAATACTGGGTCGTGCACTTACAGTCGCCTAGTGTTCAGTCACGCTCACTTCTCTAGCCGAAGTGAATTACCGTATAACGAGAAGCGCCGTTAACCGCCGCTGTAAGTCACCATTCATTAATAGCCCTGCCGTGAAGTTGCACTGAAAGATCGCTCGCTCTTGTGAGTTCAACGTACGTTCAAATGGTTTCTTTCGACGTCCTTCTACagctaaattatattaaaacgtAGATGGAACGTATTTTCAGAAGGGTTATATAACGAGGatttctttatttcagtgttGGGCATCTTGAGTGATTACACGATGTTGAGAGGTTTCCCTTGTTACTATGGTTTCAGTTCCACGCGTGGGCGGGGAGCATGCCCTTAAACTGCTGTTTTTACTCCTGTGTGGGAGGCCCACGCACCACCCACACCATTCCAGATAGATTTCATTTATGCTTTGTTGGACGCAGTGTTCATTCACAATTTTTTCCCGAGTTTTaaacctgtttgtttgtttttttcttcatctgttcAGGTACAGACCTTACTGCAGCAGATGCAGGACAAGTTCCAGACCATGTCAGACCAGATTATTGGGCGAAATATCCTTCcaaatatgcatgtttttgtcagtgtaaatgtgattaattcGAACTGTAGCTTAATTGAGCGGAATGCGCTAGCTGTGTTTTTTGTGTACACGCTCAAAACCTTCATTTATTAGGAGATTGTTTATGCTTGGGATGATAGCTTGTTCAGAATGACTTTTCTCTTAATTCTAATACTCGATGAGATGAGTACGCGAATCGATGACTTGGAGAAGAACATCTCTGATCTTATGACTCAGGCAGGTGTGGAGGAGTTAGAGGAGGAGATAAAAGTCACCGAGACCTCCGGAACAGCTTGAAGGCCACGACCGACACCATCCTAGTAAGTGTAGGTGGTGCTTTTGCCCCT is drawn from Puntigrus tetrazona isolate hp1 chromosome 7, ASM1883169v1, whole genome shotgun sequence and contains these coding sequences:
- the hsbp1a gene encoding heat shock factor-binding protein 1a → MSEKDPKTSQDLTVVVQTLLQQMQDKFQTMSDQIIGRIDEMSTRIDDLEKNISDLMTQAGVEELEEEIKVTETSGTA